The Coleofasciculus sp. FACHB-1120 genome segment CTAAAGCCAAGGCGATCGCTGTTTGATTCCTCATTTAAAAAGCAAGGTGGATACTACCCACCTTGCTTTTTAATAACTAGGGTGAAAACGCAAATGCTTACAGCATTTGAACTTAAATATCACTTGATAATCCCGATTAAGGATTGAAAGAAGTCAGGGTAAGAGATAGCAGCGGCTTCGGCACGCCCAATCGTGGTAGTGCCTTCTGCATTAAGGGCGGCAATTGCTAAACTCATGGCAATTCGATGGTCGGTGTGACTATCAACATCAGTGCCAATGAGGGAAGTGCCCCCCGTAATTTCTAACCCATCGGGTCTTTCTGTAACCTTGGCACCCATGCGATTGAGCTGAGATGCCATCACGGCAATGCGATCGCTTTCTTTGACCCGCAACTCGGCTGCATCTCGAATGACAGTAGTTCCTTGGGCAAATACTGCCGCTACCGCTAAAATTGGAACCTCATCTATTAGGCGAGGAATTAGATCGCCAGCAATTTCACAAGCCTTAAGGGCACCAGAACGTACTCGCAAATCTGCGACTGGCTCACCCGCGACAATCCGCTGATTTTCCATCTGAATGTCAGCGCCCATCCTCTCCAGAGCTTCCAGAATGCCAGTGCGGGTGGGATTGACCCCTACATTTTCAACACATAACTCCGAACCCGGTACAATCGCCCCAGCAACCAGCCAAAAGGCAGCTGAGCTGATATCCCCAGGCACAACCACCGGCTGCCCTTGCAGCTTGGCTGAGCCAGTAATGGTGACGCTATTGGTTTCTGGATCGATGCTGAGTTCTGCCCCAAAAGCTTTGAGCATCCGTTCGCTGTGGTCGCGGGAGAGGGCGGGTTCGGTAACGGTAGTTTGTCCTTCCACCATCAATCCCGCTAGCAGGATACAAGATTTGACTTGTGCTGAGGCAATGGGGGAGTGATAGTGAATCGGTCGCAGTTGTTGTCCTTGAATTGCCAGAGGCGCTAAAGAGCCGTTCTGACGTCCCCAAATTTGAGCGCCCATCTCTTGTAACGGTTTGACAACGCGGGACATTGGGCGCGATCGCAGCGAACTATCCCCCGTCACCGCAAAAAAACGTCCCGGATGAGAGGCGAGAAGCCCCAGCATCAGCCGCAAGGTAGTACCTGAGTTACCGGCATCCAAGACTGAGGTTGGTTCTTGCAGACAGCCAAGTCCGATGCCCTGAATTCGCACCATTTCCGGATTCAGTTCCGAAATTTCGGCACCCATCGCCCGAAAACAGCTAGCAGTGCTGCGGGGATCTTCTCCCAAGAGGAGTCCCTGAATAGTGGTTTCTCCTTGGGCGATCGCTCCCAACATCAAAGCCCGGTGGGAGATAGATTTATCTCCTGGCACCCGAATGCGTCCCTGCAAGGATAGCCCTGCTGCGGGATTCTGAATGATTAAACGATCCTGATTTTCAGTATTTTCTAGCGTGACAACTGCGGCTGGCATGGAGAGGGACTGGGATGAAGTTGCAAATAGTGATTTTACCAATTGCTGACACTGGCGATGGCACTGGAGTTATAGCAATTCTTGATTGGGTGCGATACATCTGTAGGGGCATGGTAATCAAAAAGCCCCTATCAAACGTTAGAACCGCAGTATATTCCATCCAACTTAGAAGTGCTACAGCAACCACTTCAGTCCCAATCGCTACTTTTGAAAGCCTATTCCTATCTTCTTTTTACCCTTGCCCTTAGATTTTGATTTATTAACCTCTGCCAACGCTTCCTGAAACAAATCATGTAAATGCACTGGCACACTGGCAATCTCCGGTAAATCAGGCTCTAACGGCTTGTTATACTCTTGGAGTAAAGCGTCTAAATCGCGGTCAATTTTCAATTGTGGACGCTGTAATACTGTTTTCAGCAGCTTTTCCATTTGGGCTGGATAAGTTTCGGCCAAGCGATGCCAAATGAAGGCATTAATTGTCGAGTCTTCTAGATACTGGCGAACCAGCTTCTCAGTGTTTTCAATGTTGTTCTGCCAGTCTTCTGCTTCTAGCATTGCCTTGAACCGGCTGTATGTAGGCAGAAATATTTGACCCCAACGAGGATGGGTGAGGGCTGTTAACTGTTCAGCTTTCTTGAGATTTGCAGGCAACTCAACTTTAGGCGTCACCATTTTAGTTGGGTTTTTGCTGTCAAACATCTGAGCGATCGCTTTTGAATCGGCACCTGATTCTTCTGCGGCTGCTTTCATTTCCTCTTCTGTAACCCCAGCTTCTGCGGCTATTTCCGAGAGCGATTTATTTTCATCAATGCCTGCCGCTGCTAAGCGTTTCTTAG includes the following:
- the aroA gene encoding 3-phosphoshikimate 1-carboxyvinyltransferase encodes the protein MPAAVVTLENTENQDRLIIQNPAAGLSLQGRIRVPGDKSISHRALMLGAIAQGETTIQGLLLGEDPRSTASCFRAMGAEISELNPEMVRIQGIGLGCLQEPTSVLDAGNSGTTLRLMLGLLASHPGRFFAVTGDSSLRSRPMSRVVKPLQEMGAQIWGRQNGSLAPLAIQGQQLRPIHYHSPIASAQVKSCILLAGLMVEGQTTVTEPALSRDHSERMLKAFGAELSIDPETNSVTITGSAKLQGQPVVVPGDISSAAFWLVAGAIVPGSELCVENVGVNPTRTGILEALERMGADIQMENQRIVAGEPVADLRVRSGALKACEIAGDLIPRLIDEVPILAVAAVFAQGTTVIRDAAELRVKESDRIAVMASQLNRMGAKVTERPDGLEITGGTSLIGTDVDSHTDHRIAMSLAIAALNAEGTTTIGRAEAAAISYPDFFQSLIGIIK